One Burkholderia sp. 9120 genomic window, GTGTGGGCGTTGCCGGCGGTGGTTGCGCTGGCTTGCTGGCTGGGATTGAATCGGTGGCGCTCGGGCGTGTCTTCGGGCGTGGGCGTGGGCTCGGGCGTGGGCTCGGGCGTGGGCGTGGGCTCGGGCGCGGCCTCAGCCGTGCCTTCGAACTCCCCCTCAACCGCGCCTTCGCCGCACGGACATTCAACCAGTTCCTCAACCAGTTCCTCAACCCAGCATTCGAACCGATCTTCGACGCAGCCCGCGCCAACTCATCCCTACGCCTCCACGACGCAATCCCCACTCTGGCGCAAACGCCGCGCATGGACGCTGGGCTTGTTCTTCGGCATCGTCAACGGCGGTTACACCAGCCTCGTCGCGTGGCTGCCGGCGTTCTATCAACAGCGTGGCGTCAGCGTCACGGATAGCGGTTCGCTGCTTGCCGGCATGACGGTTTTCCAGGCCGCCGCGGCCTTGTTGTTGCCGCTTGCCGCCGCGTCGTTCCGGGATCGGCGGCCGTGGCTGGTGCTCGGCCTGTCCGCCCAACTCGTCGGACTGCTCGGACTGATCGCGTGCCCCGACACGGCCGCTTGGCTGTGGGTCGGCGTCGCCGGTGCGGGGCTCGGCGGCACGTTCTCGCTGACGCTCGTCACCGCGATGGATCATTCCGCCGACCATCGCGTCGCCGGCAAGCTGGTCGCCTTCACGCAAGGAGTCGGCTTCGTGGTGGCCGCGATCGCGCCGATGCTCGCCGGCATGGTGCGCAGTTGGACCGGCAGCTTCGGGGCCGCGTGGGTGATGCTCGCCGCGTGCGTCGTCGCGATGATCGGGCTAAGTCTGCTGTTTTCGCCACGGAGCTATGACCGGTGGAATTGACGAGGCAGGTCGGTCCGTCGTCATTCCGCTAAAACCGCGCACTCGAAACAAGTGGCCGGCAGTTAGCTGACCAACGCCACGCCGGCCGATTCAAAGTCGACTTAAAGCCGACTCAAAGCCGACTCATTTCCGCCCGCCCCAATCCCCCGCCCTCCCGCCGCGCCCACTCCAGACGCGGCTTACGCACGCTCGCCCGGCCCGTCGCGCATGAAGTCCTACGC contains:
- a CDS encoding MFS transporter, which gives rise to MNSPSSASPTPRHANDASQTLTWQDALWLGAIVVIGVNLRPLLTSISPLMTTIRAATGLSFYGASLLTSLPVVAMGIGAFGASALTRVLGETRGVALGLLAIALACGARWVTASGAALLLTAALAGVGVAAVQALLPAVMKQRFHARVPLAMGVFSASIMGGGGLGARLSPWVSNALGSWHAGLAVWALPAVVALACWLGLNRWRSGVSSGVGVGSGVGSGVGVGSGAASAVPSNSPSTAPSPHGHSTSSSTSSSTQHSNRSSTQPAPTHPYASTTQSPLWRKRRAWTLGLFFGIVNGGYTSLVAWLPAFYQQRGVSVTDSGSLLAGMTVFQAAAALLLPLAAASFRDRRPWLVLGLSAQLVGLLGLIACPDTAAWLWVGVAGAGLGGTFSLTLVTAMDHSADHRVAGKLVAFTQGVGFVVAAIAPMLAGMVRSWTGSFGAAWVMLAACVVAMIGLSLLFSPRSYDRWN